The window tatgtgtgtgtgtttgtcttgtctCGTTGTGGACGGATCTTGGAGATGGACAAACTATCGcggttgtgtttgtttattgtggAGAGTTGGGATTGAATCAGTAGAGGTTCATCATGTAGGCAGCaactgcactttagaaaacaagcccaaaaaccCGCAACCCGCGACTGACGATATTTGCAAGTGACTATACATaaaaaacaagcccaaagtcGCTTATAACAAGCGGACCTGGCAACGCTGCCGGTGATGATAGACAGAGACATCCATCGGAGACTCACAGGACGCTTGTTTAAGAACACGGCACCGCCCGATTCACGGCGGCAATCCGTGATGTCcgagtttgtgtttcttgtctgcCAGGAATATGAGAACCAAGTGTTGAAGACCAAAAACCGAGGCAGCTGTGTTTCATCTACATCAAATGTTATTGCTGAGTCAACGAAAAAAATAGAGATTATTCTGTCATGTGACTAAAAACCTCTGCAGTCAACCAAAACGAACGTACCCAACCAGGATGCTTTTAGAGGCTACAATTAcatagaaaaaaatacttttacaagttgaactgatttaaaaaaagatttaactGATTTAAGTTATAACTAATGACACTCCAAAAAGGAATTTGCATCGAATTATGCTGCATGGTTAAATGGAAAATATGTCATCTTAATGTAGTGACACCATATAATGAGAAAGGGCATCAGTGAAATAACACACAGTCTATTTAGTATGAGCTTTACTTGATGGTAAAATTCTGTCATCCTGTTGGCTTAATTCAAATGGGCTTTTCGCAACGAAATTAAGGTGTTGGTTCACCAAGAGAGGAAACGCTTTAGATGACGAAGTGAAAATATCTCAAATGCTGACATGAGTCTGTTGTAggaagttacacacacacacttacagttggcctaaataaaacagtttcaaCATCTGTGTAATTCTTAAATGTGAAACAATAAAAGCAATGCTTTACGAGCTAATGACTTAATAATATGATATGCTCTTCCTTACAAAGTAGCCCTATTTAAACacctaaaaaaaactattttgggGCCCCAGACCTTTTTCATAATCAATAGGAGTTTCTGCACTCCTAGATCTCTGAGAACATAAAGACCTACATCATCActaaatacatgaaacatgtgtaaaatgtctgcAGTTAATATAATCATTTTATTAGCACTTTTGGTGGAGGTTGTACACAAAGCTGatggtttttattattataaaaggTGTACTGTATGAATTTGATGGTTTTTGTTGATGAAACTGTAAGTTGCTGCTATTCTTGGCCAGGCCTCCCTTGAAAAAAGACCTCTGATCTCAATGGGACTaacctggataaataaaggttagcctaaataaagttaaaataagaaTTAGGTGAATTCATACCATCGGTTCAGAAACATGTTATGAGCAAAGCTCCTCAGCGCAGCCTTATGTACAGTGTAACATGGTTTTAAGTCTTGATCAGACTAAGCCTATTATATTCAACTTTACATCCTTAAACTACCTCTTAAGTAAGGTCAGATTAGACCACAGACTGTAGGATTAGACCTTTGATCCACAGCCCTTTTATATCTGGCTGATTGCTGTTTAAGGACCTTATTTCACACAGTCGCAGTTTCATGAAGCTATTTCACTTTACTGCTCAGTTTTTGATCAATACGTTTCAATCTAAATGAGAAGACAATTGACATGTATTAACGCACAATAGTGGTATTTTGCAGCACAAGTGTTTTCTAAACCCCtttttgtaataaaatgttcaactttaatttgtaGAAGAAGGctattattttgaaataaatgctGACCGGAAGTGCTTTAGCAGAAGACAGCTGCGTGGTGAGAACGTAATCAGTGGGAGGAGCTTAGTGTTCAAGTCAGAGAAGATATTAGCGTGAATCCTGTCAACAAACTCACTTAGAGTGTGATTCTTTACGTCTATTAAATTGACATTTCTTGACAGGGGCGGTTCTAGTTCAATGCAAGCGGTGAGATTCCTTTTGCAGTCTGAAATCGCAATTTAAGCGTTTCAAATGTTTACGATAGAGGGACTGGACGTTTTGTTTAGCTAACAAGGTAACGCAAACACGCTAACACCAGCTACTTGGTGAGCTGGTCTTTTAAAGGCCTGCTGCATGAGTATCCTACGATGCTTACAGCGCAACAGTTATTTTACGTATGAATAGTTGTCATCGTTTGAGAAACAGTCAGACGGTTATAATACTGACAGAGCTGCAAAGCTAAGATTAGCTTGTAAGCTAATCAGCTCggcttgtttatgtttatttttctaccGGAGCTCTGAGGTGCTGTCTTTGTAGTAGAAACGTGTGCACATCAGAAAACGGTATATGCTATGCTTATTATCTCTATTTTAAAGATTACGTTATGAGTAAATAATTCAACATACTGCTGAGGACACTTAACATCAAATTACACACAGAACCAACGTGAAATCACTGTATGGATGGGATAAGTGTCCTTGCTCTACTGTCTACGATTCCTTATGTTTTCAACTTCTTTCCAGCTTTTGAGAAATACAGGGTAAATGTCATCTGTGCTCTGACCACTGGAACCTCCAGCCCAGACcctatttttttatgtttagtGGTGAGGCGATGACTACTGTCAACATCACCAGAGATATCCTGCACAGGCAGATCAGAGTGAGTAGATGCAATCAATCTACCTGTAATCACACACTATTCATGCTAACTTAAGAAGACCCAAACCACATGCACAGTATCTTTACACATTTCTTACTATGCTATCTGATGAGCAAAAGTCTAATGAGGAATTGAATTCATATCTTCAGGACAAGAGAGCACCAGGCTTTCAAAGGTCCTATCATGTGACAGACCCTTTCATCAAAAGACTTGGACTCGAGGCTGAGCTTCAGGTTAGTAACAGCAAGTCTGTGTAGACACATTAAGGAAAAGCGAGGGAGACCAAGAagatatttctttgttttttgtcgtATCTTCGCTGTAAAAGGTTTACCTTCTGTCTCAACAGGGTCATACTGGATGTGTGAACTGTTTGGAGTGGAATGAGCGAGGAGAGTAAGTGTTGAAGATTCACCTAATTTACATCTTTAGTTATTAACCTTGGTTCAATTACTGGGTTACATCACAATATAAGTATgtcaaaaatgtgattattagGTTAGTTGGATGAACTGTGTGTACACAAAAGGCCTATAATGACTTCGCTATTTGTCCAAGAAAGAataaaattctaaacattgctGCTGCAATGTAACAATTGTAATGTATTTTGATAAGTAATAGTACAAATGTTTACAGATTTTCCACTACTGCACATCTAACATGTCTGGATattagtattaaaaaaaaacaatgctgctTGACTCATCttgttgattctttttttttttttttgtatagtttACTGGCCTCCGGGTCAGATGATCAGCATGCTGTCATCTGGGATCCATTCAAACACAAGAAGCTTACAACTATGCACACAGGTCATGcagcaaatatattttcagtAAAGGTAAGGAGAACTGAGAGAATGGGCATTTTGAATTTCAGTAGAGAAAATAGACTGAAGTCATTCACAGTGACTGAGTTTGAATACAGAATGATAATGTAGTTGAAGGTGATCGAGGCTGAAATTTGAGTCGGAAGCAAACACTACGGCTCTCGTTGTTTTTCTACATTCTGCTTACATGTGGATGAGAGAAATGCAGTACTCAACTGAATTGAAGGGCATTTAATCCATATTTTTAAGTCAACTATGTAGAGTTATTTTTATCACAACTTAGCATTTAAATTATTGGCTTtaggcaaaacaaaaactccacTGATGGTGCCCCTTTTTCTCATTTACAAATGCTCTCTTGAAGAAACCAACACTTTCTGCACATAGGGGGAGCTGTTGGCCATTTAGTGCATGGCATGTAGAAAACATCTCTTTACATGTTAGGCTATGCTGAATCAGTTTTGGTCTACCACAGAAATTGTCACAAGGCCATACCTTTGTAGCTTCCTGACAGAAAGCATAGGACTGAGGTCAAATACTGTGGGGAAATGTTAGCATTTTAAATTAAGTGGAAATGttgtttaatgtctttatcCAGACTATGATTCATTAGCACAGAAATGGAAACATAGATGTATTAGTCATATAAGTACTCCATGTGAACACCTTGATAATGCCTTCATCTTTGGTTGCCCACAATTCAATATTGCTAATCATTGTGTGTGTATACTTTTTGCTCTGTTTGCGTCCCCCTAACAGTTCCTCCCTCACTCCGGAGACAGAATCTTGATAACAGGTGCGGCCGACACAAAGGTCCATGTGCATGACTTGACGGTGAAGGAAACCATCCATATCTTCAGTGATCATACCAACAGAGTCAAACGCATTGCCACAGCGCCCATGTGGCCAAACACCTTCTGGAGTGCTGCTGAGGATGGCATCATTAGGTTTGAAACCCAGTTATCCAgaaatgaattaaatcatgTGTCATGTTATCCCCCCGGTAATATTTATGTTCCATTCCTGGTGTCCACAACAGACAGTATGACCTGAGGGAGAGCAGTAAACGCTCGGAGGTGCTGATTGACCTGACAGAGTTCTGTGGTCAGCTGGTCGAGGCCAAGTGTCTAGCGGTCAACCCGAGGGACAACAACTACCTGGCTGTGGGTGCCAATGGGCCTTTTGTCCGCCTTTACGACATCAGAATGATTAACAACTACAGGTTAGTTGCGGTATTATTTGGTTCTTATGATTACCGGTATTAATCAATCACTCAAATGTGCTACATTCTCCATATCAACTAACCTAACTTTTTACCCTCCTACAGGAAATCTATGAGTCAGAGCACATCAGCATCGGTGCACACATTCTGTGAGAGGCAGAAGCCCATCCCAGACGGCGCTGGGCAGTATTATGTTGCAGGTGCATACATGGCTGAAATATGGCTGgtatcagatttattgaatggGTACACTAACTTTTAACAATGTGCTTTAATAAGCTAATAAGCTCATCCTTTGTTTGAACACTTCAGGGCACCTGCCAGTGAAACTCCCAGACTACAATAACCGCCTGAGAGTGCTGGTGGCCACCTATGTCACCTTCAGTCCAGATGGCACAGAGCTTCTGGTTAACATGGGTGGGGAACAGgtaatcctttaaaaaatgaatagcCAGAGGAGTTGTGAATTTCTTTTTCATTGTTAAAACGTATCCTTTAACTCCCCGGTTCTTCTAGGTGTATCTGTTTGATTTGACATTCAAACAGAAGCCCTACACCTTTTTGCTTCCAAAAAAGTGCCAATCATCGACAGGTGGGTCTGTGCCATTGGTTGTTATGACAACAAATCTTAAATGGTGCCTTGTGGAAATAAATAGACATCTATATATGTAGTCATTATTGATGAAACTTTGCTTCACAGGGGATCTACAGAATGGAAAAACAACCAATGGCGTCTCCAATGGAATCCACCTACCAACCAGCCATATTCGATTTGCTGAAAGCAAGATGCACTCTTGGTATTTATGTTTACCCTGGTTGGTTTTTGTGCACAGACTTCATTAAAGATCAAGCATGTACATAGGTCAGTCatgcttctctttctctttttcgtGCTAGTTCTACCGATCTCCCTGCTAGCttggagaaaataaaacaacaagctAACGATGCATTCGCACGGCAGCAGTGGACCCAGGCCATCCAGCTGTACAGTTTAGGTATTCACCACACCAGCTGCAACGCCATGCTGTATGGGAACAGGGCTGCAGCCTACATGAAACGCAAGTGGTAAGTGTCTTTGTATCGCAGCAGGGAGATGATTTATAAACTACTGTTGAAGGCTATGAAAGTATGTATCAAGTCTTTACTAATATCTGTGATTCACAGGGACGGAGATCATTACGATGCCCTCAGGGACTGTCTGAAGGCTCTGACTCTAAACCCTGCTCACCTGAAGGCTCATTTCAGACTTGCACGTTGTCTCTTTGAGCTGAAGTATGTGGCTGAAGCTCTGGAGTGTCTGGATGATTTCAAGGGAAAGTTTCCTGAGCAGGCGCACAGCAGTGCCTGCGATTCCTTAGACAAAGACATCAAGGCTGCTCTCTTCACCAAGACAGAAACAGGTAGAACAGAGTGAACTGGTTACTTGTCTGATGTGCAGTAACTTATTTGAGTATGAACACAAGTGGAAAAtggaagaaaacacatttttatgtttgttttctggattTTACGACtacttaaaactgtttttttttatacccttTTGTTTTGATCTTAGTTTTGTGTTCTAAGACTAACAGACAGTCTTTGTAAATGCATTTGAATGACTCTCTGCTAATAAGTacgattattttttttttacactaggAGACGATAAGAAGGCAAACAGCTCCATTAGGTTCCACTCATTCAGTCGGAAGGAGTCCGTCCCTGAGGATGAGCTGGTGTTGAGAGAACGCAGCTTTGACTACAAGCACAGATACTGTGGTCACTGCAACACCACAACCGACATCAAAGAGGCTAACTTCTTTGGAAGGTAAGTAGATCTCAGTCCCAGTCCCATCAGCTCACAAGGGGGCAATCACAAGCTCTGTAGCTGAAGACAGATCTATGAATGGGCAGTAGAGAATAAGTAAAGCATTAGAGAGTAGCTTTCATATATAAATCTTTGATCTAGATACTGTTTCTACTGGATTTTTGTGATCTTATATTTCAATATAAgatccttttctttctccacagTAAAGGCCAGTACATCGTCAGCGGTTCAGATGATGGCTCCTTTTTTATCTGGGAAAAGGAGACAACTAATCTTGTGAGAATCCTGCAGGGGGATGAGTCCATAGTCAACTGCCTGCAGCCCCACCCCAGCTACTGCTTCCTGGCTACTAGTGGTATTGACCCTGTTGTGCGGTTATGGAACCCTAGACCCGAGGTAAACAAGCTGACACTTTATAGTATTTAATAGGTCATGTTGGGGCACAGTGCTTCTTGGTTTGATTACCTAACTCTAAAATCATACTGATTCTTGGAATGTAGTTTGTTTAAATATCCACACTCTTCCTTTGATGCATCAACCAGTGACCATCTGAGAACTTTGTTAAAATTAGGTGGTCATGTGATATTTGGCGACTTTAGCAGTTCCATGCATTTTAATTTCAGAAGACGCAAtgaattaaaggaagaatgtgcaactttttgatccagtagatgtcgcccttgagcaccagcattaaaccaaaacaaagtgctgtttggcgacacctccgctactctgaagcctccgctctcctccagcggcacacctccaacccctctccactccaGGCTATTTTcttattcttttctctagtccttgactaaaacagctttatacgcaaggccgtcccgtccatgtaaagatgatgtaaacacggctctgacaacaatacagctggagggactcgagcttctcactcattgtagacagtcatgactcagagagacatttacagaggatagacttcacattcttcctttaacttgtTGTCATGTACAGTACAAGATGTACAAATATATTTGAACGTCCTTTGCATTTCAGCTGATTCGGTAtccctttttctttcccttttcttttctcataaCACAGACTGAGTGTGACAATGTCCGTGTGGTGGAGGACATGGAGGGCGCGGCTCAGGCGAAccagcggcgtatgaatgctGACCCACTGGAGGTAATGCTGCTCAACATGGGCTATCGCATCACGGGCCTGCGTGGCGTTGGTCCAGAAGGGTCCGATGATGAAGACAGCTCAGAGGGACAAGTGCAGTGTCGGCCAAGCTAAACAGAAGTGTCAGCCATTCAATTGAATGGATGTAGGAAGCAAGAAGCGCTCGCCCTGCCCAGCTCTCGTTTGAATCTTAATCCCCACCCCTTAGAGTCTGACAGAAACATTGAGTGAATGTCATGTCACATATCTGCACTATGCATCACCCTCCCCTGTCCAAAGAGAGGACTGGCGGAGATCACTTTTGGGGAGAGGAATTCATGGAGGATGGAGAGTACATGCATTACACCCCTTCATTGCACCAACAACACCTCTGCCTCTCCCTCCACGCCCCACAGTGGCAGGGGCACACCTTGAGGAGAGCACCTTCCACGTCACTCCCCCGTTTCTCACAAAGAAGGAGGAGTTCAGCACTTATCCCTCCTCAGGTTTATGTTGGAGAGAAACACAATACGTagaagaagaagctggaggTTGAGCGACCTATTCTCAGGTCAGGGTGGCCACACAGCAGTTGAGTCCTCCGTGGAGGATCAGATCACAGACCAGAAGAGAGTGCTTTGTTGCATCTCCTGTCTGCTACAGTTGGAGCTCAGAGGTTTAGTGCCTGCTCATGCAGAAAAGCTGCACGCCCAAGGTATCCATTCTGAGTTAAACTCATATTTTAAGTTGGAGTTTTGGTCACAGGACACCTAAACTGAATTGTCCACATTTTGAAAGTTGCAAGTGTTGCtacaatgaaatatatttgtaagCTTTGTTTGGTTTAtaactgtcagaaaaaaaaagtgttttcttctgCCAAAGGTTGTAATCTGTCATTTAAATGGCCAAGGCTTAAAAATGGTCTTCTTTGTTTCATTGAAACATGATTTTGGCATACAGTGCTCTTTTTAGTTAAGAGGTTTTACTACAAAAGATTTTTGACAAGGTCAagtatcaataaaaaaaaatttgtttaaaaaaaaaaaaaaagcgttctaaaatgtttttgatttaaatcaaatcagTGTTGTTGGTCCTCTGGCATGAATTGTCAATGGGAAAGTTCTGTTTTGGGTATAAATGGGGCGCAGATGCTAATTTGTGGTTTGTTGCAACTATGTTTCTGTTGGCAATAGACAGGAACCCTATTGTTCCTGCGTACAGCCTGCGAGAGTTTAGCACTAGTCCTACTACCATCAGGGGTCCAGTCCTGCTTGCTTGGGGCTTATCTGAACATAGTAGTGTGCAAAAAAGGACACAGAGCCATCCTAACTGTTGTTCAGTGAACAGCAGATTTCTCCCAAAAAGGGTTAAATGTCAGGAATGAGTCCTTAAAATGTAACACTAGGCCTCcatgtgtttgactttttttcattaatttgggattatctgtttttatttgagaaTTCCTGCAAAATCCTTTGTTAAGCACAAGGTGAAGAATAAAATTAACAAACACCt is drawn from Labrus bergylta chromosome 8, fLabBer1.1, whole genome shotgun sequence and contains these coding sequences:
- the wdtc1 gene encoding WD and tetratricopeptide repeats protein 1 isoform X1, yielding MFSGEAMTTVNITRDILHRQIRDKRAPGFQRSYHVTDPFIKRLGLEAELQGHTGCVNCLEWNERGDLLASGSDDQHAVIWDPFKHKKLTTMHTGHAANIFSVKFLPHSGDRILITGAADTKVHVHDLTVKETIHIFSDHTNRVKRIATAPMWPNTFWSAAEDGIIRQYDLRESSKRSEVLIDLTEFCGQLVEAKCLAVNPRDNNYLAVGANGPFVRLYDIRMINNYRKSMSQSTSASVHTFCERQKPIPDGAGQYYVAGHLPVKLPDYNNRLRVLVATYVTFSPDGTELLVNMGGEQVYLFDLTFKQKPYTFLLPKKCQSSTGDLQNGKTTNGVSNGIHLPTSHIRFAESKMHSCSTDLPASLEKIKQQANDAFARQQWTQAIQLYSLGIHHTSCNAMLYGNRAAAYMKRKWDGDHYDALRDCLKALTLNPAHLKAHFRLARCLFELKYVAEALECLDDFKGKFPEQAHSSACDSLDKDIKAALFTKTETGDDKKANSSIRFHSFSRKESVPEDELVLRERSFDYKHRYCGHCNTTTDIKEANFFGSKGQYIVSGSDDGSFFIWEKETTNLVRILQGDESIVNCLQPHPSYCFLATSGIDPVVRLWNPRPETECDNVRVVEDMEGAAQANQRRMNADPLEVMLLNMGYRITGLRGVGPEGSDDEDSSEGQVQCRPS
- the wdtc1 gene encoding WD and tetratricopeptide repeats protein 1 isoform X2 — its product is MTTVNITRDILHRQIRDKRAPGFQRSYHVTDPFIKRLGLEAELQGHTGCVNCLEWNERGDLLASGSDDQHAVIWDPFKHKKLTTMHTGHAANIFSVKFLPHSGDRILITGAADTKVHVHDLTVKETIHIFSDHTNRVKRIATAPMWPNTFWSAAEDGIIRQYDLRESSKRSEVLIDLTEFCGQLVEAKCLAVNPRDNNYLAVGANGPFVRLYDIRMINNYRKSMSQSTSASVHTFCERQKPIPDGAGQYYVAGHLPVKLPDYNNRLRVLVATYVTFSPDGTELLVNMGGEQVYLFDLTFKQKPYTFLLPKKCQSSTGDLQNGKTTNGVSNGIHLPTSHIRFAESKMHSCSTDLPASLEKIKQQANDAFARQQWTQAIQLYSLGIHHTSCNAMLYGNRAAAYMKRKWDGDHYDALRDCLKALTLNPAHLKAHFRLARCLFELKYVAEALECLDDFKGKFPEQAHSSACDSLDKDIKAALFTKTETGDDKKANSSIRFHSFSRKESVPEDELVLRERSFDYKHRYCGHCNTTTDIKEANFFGSKGQYIVSGSDDGSFFIWEKETTNLVRILQGDESIVNCLQPHPSYCFLATSGIDPVVRLWNPRPETECDNVRVVEDMEGAAQANQRRMNADPLEVMLLNMGYRITGLRGVGPEGSDDEDSSEGQVQCRPS